Proteins encoded within one genomic window of Companilactobacillus sp.:
- a CDS encoding M24 family metallopeptidase gives MLNESKIREYLKKENLDAFFMAKRENIRFTSGWTGDDSYLLLTKDGQYFFTDPRYTEQAELEIPDYEIINWRFPGKTVGDSVAKVVADHNIKSIAFEDDYLTYDMYADFKNKVHAELVQAGGIIDRMRVIKSPQEIEYARIACEISCRAYHRILEDIHVGATEKELAMRLALYMTQEGADNQPYGNILISGTKTSLLHGISDSKAIEYGDLVLMDFGCQYKGYMSDMTRTIVVGKATDKQKEVYNYTRQSLEAVEKMLKAGVNYKDTYPESLKPLEGTEYGPLTYNKIGHSIGLFVHEEPLLAVDYDDLIDANTVLTVEPGIYIPGWGGIRLEDQGLVTEDGFENMISISHDLIEL, from the coding sequence ATGTTAAATGAATCAAAGATCCGCGAATATTTGAAAAAAGAGAATTTGGATGCTTTCTTTATGGCTAAACGGGAAAATATCCGTTTCACGAGTGGTTGGACTGGAGACGATTCCTATTTGCTATTAACTAAAGATGGTCAATATTTCTTCACCGACCCACGCTACACTGAACAAGCTGAGTTAGAAATTCCCGATTATGAGATCATCAACTGGCGTTTTCCTGGTAAAACAGTGGGCGATTCGGTTGCCAAGGTAGTTGCTGATCATAACATTAAGTCAATTGCTTTTGAAGACGATTATTTGACTTACGACATGTACGCCGACTTCAAAAATAAAGTTCACGCAGAATTAGTTCAAGCTGGTGGCATCATTGACCGGATGCGAGTTATCAAATCGCCACAAGAAATCGAATACGCTCGAATTGCTTGTGAGATTTCTTGTCGAGCTTATCACAGAATTCTCGAAGACATTCACGTTGGTGCGACCGAAAAGGAATTGGCCATGAGACTGGCTCTCTACATGACGCAAGAGGGGGCCGACAACCAGCCTTACGGAAATATTCTGATTTCGGGAACGAAGACTTCATTGCTGCACGGAATTTCTGACAGCAAGGCAATTGAATATGGGGACTTAGTTTTGATGGACTTTGGCTGCCAGTACAAGGGTTATATGTCAGATATGACAAGAACAATTGTGGTCGGCAAGGCAACTGACAAGCAAAAGGAAGTTTATAACTATACTCGCCAAAGCCTTGAAGCAGTTGAAAAAATGTTGAAGGCAGGAGTCAATTACAAAGATACTTATCCTGAATCCCTCAAACCATTGGAAGGTACCGAATACGGTCCACTAACTTATAACAAGATTGGACACAGCATCGGACTATTCGTGCACGAAGAACCGTTATTAGCTGTCGACTATGATGATCTGATCGATGCAAATACTGTTTTAACAGTCGAACCAGGCATTTACATTCCTGGTTGGGGCGGTATTCGTTTGGAAGACCAAGGATTAGTTACGGAAGATGGATTTGAAAACATGATCAGCATCTCGCATGACTTGATCGAACTGTAA
- the pepI gene encoding proline iminopeptidase — protein sequence MQVQEGYMPYLGYQTYYRIVGKQENNKKPLVLLHGGPGSTHNYFELLDNMAVDGRQIIMYDQLGCGKSAVPSNPSLWKKETWANELIQLRDYLDLDEIHLLGQSWGGMLAFIYMCDYHPKGIKSLILSGTLPSAKLWAQEQHRMINNFMSPEDKAAIKKAEQTGNYNDPAYIKANALYMEQHAAATPTANSPEPLRRKKVAGTESYLTAWGPNEYSPEGTLRDYDYLDQMKDIQVPTLITSGINDLCTPLIAKTMYDGIPNSKWELFAHSRHMPFVEENAKYEQILTKWLDEND from the coding sequence TTGCAGGTCCAAGAAGGTTACATGCCATATCTGGGATACCAGACGTATTATCGGATCGTTGGCAAACAAGAAAATAACAAGAAACCACTAGTTTTACTGCATGGTGGACCAGGTTCAACTCATAATTATTTTGAACTTTTAGATAATATGGCAGTCGACGGCCGACAGATCATCATGTATGACCAGTTAGGCTGTGGTAAGTCGGCAGTTCCGTCTAACCCTTCGCTTTGGAAAAAAGAGACGTGGGCGAACGAACTAATTCAACTGAGGGACTATCTTGATTTAGATGAGATCCACTTGTTGGGGCAGTCGTGGGGCGGCATGTTGGCCTTCATCTACATGTGTGATTACCACCCCAAAGGTATCAAGAGCTTGATCTTGTCAGGAACGTTGCCGTCAGCGAAACTCTGGGCACAAGAGCAACATCGAATGATCAATAATTTTATGTCGCCAGAGGATAAGGCTGCCATTAAAAAAGCAGAACAGACTGGCAACTACAATGATCCGGCATACATCAAAGCAAACGCCTTGTATATGGAACAACACGCGGCCGCTACGCCAACCGCAAATTCGCCTGAACCGCTGAGACGAAAGAAAGTAGCTGGAACCGAAAGTTATCTGACTGCTTGGGGTCCGAATGAATACTCGCCTGAAGGAACTTTGAGAGATTATGATTATTTAGACCAGATGAAAGATATTCAGGTACCAACTTTGATCACCAGTGGCATCAACGATTTATGTACGCCGTTGATTGCAAAAACTATGTATGATGGTATTCCTAATTCAAAATGGGAACTATTTGCGCACAGCCGCCACATGCCATTCGTTGAAGAAAATGCCAAGTACGAACAAATTTTAACTAAGTGGTTAGATGAAAATGACTAA
- a CDS encoding YitT family protein: MSLFKDYSEKIAAAILYGLTSALGVQLLLQPSKIYTVGTMGAAQLVVNLIYKATNFNTEVYFWYFLINVPLIILAWLKLGKRFTVLSLLSIASASILILFIPLHPITHDPMLASIFGGVLVGIGSGLVFRYGFSAGGTDIIALIIQKNHGGTVGQLGFIVNGIIVLIAGFVFGWELALYSIVSIFITNIVIDRMYIQQQKITVTVYSHMIDEIAKKLLDSLNRGITIDYNLTGAYSGEQIGSMTMVLTKYQLFFVKKTVNKMDPNAFINIQPTLEIMGKFNDN; encoded by the coding sequence ATGTCCTTATTTAAAGACTATTCAGAAAAAATTGCAGCCGCAATTTTATACGGTTTAACTTCGGCATTAGGAGTTCAGCTTTTGCTGCAGCCGTCAAAAATTTATACCGTGGGGACAATGGGTGCGGCACAGTTAGTCGTCAACCTGATCTATAAAGCGACCAACTTTAACACTGAGGTCTATTTCTGGTATTTCTTGATTAACGTACCGCTGATAATATTGGCTTGGTTGAAACTAGGAAAAAGATTTACCGTTCTATCGCTTCTGTCGATTGCCTCAGCTTCAATCTTGATTTTATTCATACCGTTACATCCAATCACACATGACCCAATGCTAGCTTCCATCTTTGGTGGAGTCTTAGTGGGAATTGGTTCCGGACTAGTGTTCCGCTACGGATTTTCTGCTGGTGGAACTGATATTATCGCCTTGATTATTCAAAAAAATCATGGTGGGACAGTTGGACAATTAGGATTTATCGTTAATGGAATCATTGTCTTGATTGCTGGATTTGTCTTCGGTTGGGAATTAGCACTATACAGTATCGTCTCGATTTTTATCACAAACATTGTGATCGACCGAATGTATATCCAACAACAAAAGATCACTGTAACAGTTTATTCGCACATGATCGACGAAATAGCTAAGAAGCTGTTGGACAGTTTGAACCGTGGTATCACGATCGACTACAATTTGACCGGAGCATACTCAGGCGAGCAAATCGGTTCGATGACGATGGTTTTGACCAAGTATCAATTATTCTTCGTTAAAAAGACCGTCAATAAAATGGATCCGAATGCTTTTATCAACATTCAGCCAACGCTTGAAATTATGGGTAAATTTAATGATAACTAG
- a CDS encoding YitT family protein, whose translation MAVFKEYSKKIFAAIFYGITSAIGIQLLLQPAKIYTSGVMGAAQLVVNLINKFSHLNTEVYLWYFLLNVPLIILSWKKLGKKFTVLSLVSIAAASIFILFIPLHPITDDPMLASIFGGAMVGVGSGICFRYGFSTGGTDIIALIIQKSRGGTVGQVAFTVNAVIVFIAGIVFGWELALYTIISIFVTNIVIDRMYIQQQKITVIIYSHHIDDISKELLKTLNRGITLDHNLTGAYSGEQIGSMTMVLTKYQLFFVKQTVKKVDPTAFINIQPTIGIMGKFSDN comes from the coding sequence ATGGCTGTATTTAAAGAATATTCGAAAAAAATTTTTGCAGCGATATTTTACGGGATAACGTCTGCAATCGGTATCCAATTACTATTGCAGCCGGCGAAGATTTATACCAGTGGCGTCATGGGTGCCGCACAGTTGGTCGTAAACTTGATCAACAAATTCTCACATCTGAATACTGAAGTTTATCTTTGGTACTTCTTGTTGAACGTGCCATTAATAATTCTATCTTGGAAAAAATTAGGCAAGAAGTTTACTGTCTTATCACTAGTTTCAATTGCTGCCGCATCAATTTTTATCTTATTCATTCCGCTGCATCCAATAACTGATGATCCAATGTTAGCATCGATCTTCGGTGGCGCCATGGTCGGTGTTGGTTCTGGAATCTGTTTCCGTTACGGATTCTCGACTGGTGGAACTGATATCATCGCTTTGATTATTCAAAAGAGTCGTGGTGGAACAGTCGGACAAGTGGCATTTACCGTGAATGCCGTGATCGTTTTTATTGCCGGAATCGTCTTCGGTTGGGAGCTAGCTCTTTACACAATCATCTCGATTTTTGTAACTAATATCGTGATCGACCGAATGTACATCCAGCAACAGAAGATCACCGTCATTATCTACTCGCACCACATTGATGACATCTCCAAAGAACTATTGAAGACATTAAACCGTGGTATTACCTTGGATCACAATTTGACGGGTGCTTATTCAGGCGAACAAATTGGTTCGATGACCATGGTCTTGACGAAGTATCAACTATTCTTTGTCAAACAAACTGTGAAAAAAGTCGATCCGACTGCCTTTATCAATATCCAGCCAACCATTGGTATTATGGGTAAATTCAGCGATAATTAA
- a CDS encoding NAD(P)-dependent oxidoreductase: MKKIGFIGTGVMGSGIINNLLKANYDVSVYTRTESKAEPLLKEGAKWFNSPKDLTENVDIIFTMVGFPQDVKDVYLDPQTGVFTSLKAGQMIVDMTTSTPTLAKELGEKAEKMNVECLDAPVSGGDVGARDGKLTIMVGGSQKAYDELIPLFKVIGQSYHRFGSYGAGQHTKMANQIMIAGTMTGLTEMLVYAKAAGLDLPDVLKTLEGGGADNWSMENYVPRILNGDFKPGFFSKHFLKDLRIALEESEKMGLDLPATKQAKALYEKLVDDKGLGNDGTQALVKLWW; encoded by the coding sequence ATGAAAAAAATTGGTTTTATTGGAACTGGCGTTATGGGCAGTGGCATTATCAATAACTTGTTAAAAGCTAACTACGATGTTTCTGTATATACGAGAACTGAATCCAAAGCTGAACCTTTACTTAAAGAAGGCGCTAAATGGTTCAACAGTCCCAAAGATCTTACGGAAAATGTTGATATCATCTTTACTATGGTTGGTTTTCCACAAGATGTCAAAGATGTTTACTTAGACCCACAGACTGGCGTTTTCACGAGCCTAAAGGCTGGGCAAATGATTGTTGATATGACGACTAGCACCCCTACTCTTGCCAAAGAATTGGGTGAAAAAGCTGAAAAAATGAACGTTGAATGTCTAGATGCTCCGGTATCAGGTGGCGACGTTGGTGCTAGAGATGGCAAACTGACCATTATGGTTGGAGGCTCTCAAAAGGCTTACGACGAATTGATTCCCTTATTTAAAGTTATCGGTCAATCTTATCACCGCTTTGGTTCATACGGCGCTGGCCAACACACCAAAATGGCGAACCAGATCATGATTGCCGGTACCATGACCGGACTAACTGAGATGCTAGTTTATGCCAAAGCTGCTGGGCTCGACTTACCTGACGTCTTGAAGACTCTCGAAGGTGGCGGAGCCGACAACTGGAGCATGGAAAACTACGTCCCACGAATTTTAAATGGCGACTTCAAACCAGGCTTCTTCTCAAAACATTTCTTAAAAGATCTCCGAATCGCACTTGAAGAAAGCGAGAAGATGGGACTAGATTTACCAGCCACAAAACAAGCCAAAGCATTGTATGAAAAATTAGTGGACGACAAAGGTCTCGGAAACGATGGAACTCAAGCTTTAGTTAAACTTTGGTGGTAA
- a CDS encoding DUF805 domain-containing protein: protein MEKTNWNETNKPGLIASTKLFFQDLFVGAKRMGRADFWWGYLGTTIFFAVLIALLGWVVTLMPISEVYWSAVIGVAMAMAFGYYFIAIYNAAIRRLHDLNLRAWWMLWLVVPGVGYILLIILMCLAQRGENNRFEKTLAVE from the coding sequence ATGGAAAAAACTAATTGGAATGAAACTAACAAACCAGGTTTAATCGCTTCAACAAAACTATTTTTTCAAGACTTATTTGTCGGTGCCAAACGCATGGGACGCGCTGATTTCTGGTGGGGTTATTTAGGCACAACGATTTTCTTTGCTGTCTTGATTGCCTTATTAGGCTGGGTCGTAACCTTGATGCCAATCTCTGAAGTTTACTGGAGTGCTGTGATCGGCGTAGCGATGGCGATGGCATTTGGCTACTATTTTATTGCAATTTATAATGCGGCAATTCGCCGTTTGCACGATTTAAACTTACGCGCTTGGTGGATGCTCTGGTTAGTGGTACCTGGCGTTGGTTATATTTTACTGATTATATTGATGTGTTTAGCACAACGTGGAGAAAATAATCGTTTTGAAAAAACACTTGCTGTGGAATAA
- a CDS encoding fluoride efflux transporter FluC — protein MNIVLVALGATIGATARNELTGLSRKIPIDFPWMTLIINVVGSFVLGMLTAKIVNKALLVFLGTGICGGFTTFGTFNYELSQLWFQKRYIVCFLYFCSSYLFGLLGFLLGIII, from the coding sequence ATGAATATTGTGCTGGTTGCCTTAGGGGCAACGATCGGGGCGACTGCCAGAAATGAATTGACTGGATTGTCGCGAAAAATTCCAATTGATTTTCCTTGGATGACATTGATAATAAATGTGGTCGGATCATTTGTTTTAGGGATGTTAACTGCTAAAATTGTAAACAAGGCCTTATTAGTCTTTTTAGGAACCGGAATTTGCGGCGGCTTTACTACTTTTGGAACATTTAACTATGAGTTAAGCCAACTGTGGTTTCAAAAGCGCTACATAGTGTGTTTCTTATATTTCTGTTCTTCATATTTATTTGGACTACTCGGATTTTTACTCGGGATAATAATTTAA
- a CDS encoding MFS transporter translates to MQNTKISSTWTLAALAISAFAIGSAEFISVGIMPLIIKSFNITIAQAGLTVSLYAMGVMLGAPILTTLTTRIDRKKLLIGIMVSFIIGNTVSAFAPTFVILLLGRIITALSHGLFMTIASVVAADVVAPNKRASAIAIMFTGLTVATVTGVPLGTYIGQALNWRSSFIFLILLGIVGMIGSFILVPNNLSKATPSNLKGFVRIMKQPKLILIILITALGYGATYPVYTYISTILNQQMGWSDGAIVIILIVYGLAVAIGNTMGGRLANVKPLNALLKMFIGLAATLFLVWVTLNTHYFGLVAVMLMGLFAFMNVPGLQLYMLQLAEELTPSEVNLASSLNISAFNIGIIIGSTMGGFAASNNMIAITPWLGIAMLLLGVILIFYLMRSVSAQKR, encoded by the coding sequence TTGCAAAATACAAAAATTTCATCAACATGGACTTTAGCTGCATTGGCCATCAGCGCCTTTGCAATCGGTAGTGCCGAATTTATCAGTGTCGGGATCATGCCACTGATCATCAAATCATTTAATATCACCATCGCTCAAGCAGGATTGACTGTTTCATTATATGCGATGGGCGTAATGTTAGGAGCTCCGATCCTAACGACCTTGACCACCAGAATCGACCGTAAAAAATTATTGATTGGTATCATGGTCAGTTTCATTATTGGAAATACAGTTTCAGCTTTTGCACCAACATTTGTCATCCTATTATTAGGAAGAATCATCACTGCTTTATCACACGGATTGTTTATGACGATTGCTTCTGTTGTTGCAGCAGATGTCGTTGCTCCTAACAAGCGTGCTTCGGCAATCGCCATCATGTTCACTGGATTAACAGTCGCTACAGTGACTGGCGTTCCACTTGGAACTTATATTGGGCAAGCCTTGAACTGGCGAAGCTCATTTATCTTCTTGATCTTACTAGGAATCGTCGGAATGATCGGCAGCTTTATCTTAGTACCAAACAACCTTTCAAAGGCAACTCCTAGCAACCTCAAAGGTTTTGTTCGGATCATGAAACAACCTAAGTTGATCTTGATCATTTTGATCACAGCTTTGGGATATGGCGCAACTTATCCAGTCTACACTTATATCTCAACGATCCTTAACCAACAAATGGGCTGGTCAGATGGCGCAATCGTCATCATCTTGATTGTCTACGGTTTGGCGGTCGCAATTGGAAATACCATGGGCGGACGCCTTGCCAATGTTAAGCCTTTGAACGCCCTGTTAAAAATGTTTATTGGCTTAGCTGCAACTTTGTTCCTAGTCTGGGTAACATTGAATACGCATTACTTTGGATTAGTTGCCGTAATGCTAATGGGATTGTTCGCATTTATGAACGTTCCCGGCTTGCAGCTTTATATGTTGCAATTGGCAGAAGAATTAACTCCAAGTGAAGTTAATTTAGCATCATCACTAAACATTTCGGCTTTTAACATTGGTATCATCATCGGTTCAACTATGGGTGGATTTGCAGCCTCAAATAACATGATTGCCATCACACCATGGTTAGGAATCGCAATGTTGCTACTCGGCGTTATCTTAATTTTTTACTTGATGAGAAGCGTTTCTGCTCAAAAACGATAA
- a CDS encoding winged helix-turn-helix transcriptional regulator, translating to MEQCIYNIGVEATIDVIGGKWKPLILCHLKKGTMRTGQLRRVIPNITQKVLTQQLRELEASGIVNRKIYEQVPPKVEYSLTDYGKTLNNLLYELCKWGEEDICRRREKGESILLLDEKPEIPEVQAN from the coding sequence TTGGAACAATGCATTTATAACATTGGAGTCGAAGCTACGATCGATGTCATTGGTGGCAAATGGAAACCTTTGATCCTGTGCCACTTGAAAAAAGGTACGATGCGTACCGGTCAATTACGACGTGTAATTCCTAATATTACGCAAAAAGTTTTAACGCAGCAATTACGCGAATTAGAAGCTAGTGGTATCGTCAATCGAAAAATCTATGAACAAGTACCGCCAAAAGTAGAATACTCATTGACTGATTACGGCAAGACTCTCAACAACCTGCTCTATGAGTTGTGCAAATGGGGAGAAGAAGATATTTGCCGTCGTCGTGAAAAAGGCGAATCGATCTTATTATTAGATGAAAAGCCTGAAATACCAGAAGTACAAGCAAATTAG
- a CDS encoding fluoride efflux transporter FluC produces MKKLRTFGIIFIGASIGGILRYLISLLFINYSSFPWGTIFVNLTGAFVLPLLIHYLHDRFHLSAGTVLSLTTGLLGSYTTFSTMSADAVKLFLNSDYLAFGLYLIITMVGGFLLALFGNYLAVYFADKELEKN; encoded by the coding sequence ATGAAAAAATTGAGAACATTCGGCATTATTTTTATCGGCGCATCAATTGGCGGAATCTTGAGATATTTGATCAGTCTGCTTTTTATAAATTACTCAAGCTTTCCTTGGGGCACGATCTTTGTCAATTTGACTGGCGCGTTTGTTTTACCGTTATTGATCCATTACTTGCATGATCGTTTCCACTTATCTGCTGGGACAGTCTTGTCTTTGACGACTGGATTGTTAGGCTCATATACGACATTTTCGACGATGTCGGCTGATGCAGTGAAACTATTTTTGAACAGCGACTATTTAGCTTTTGGACTGTATTTAATTATTACAATGGTAGGTGGATTTTTGTTAGCACTATTCGGCAATTATTTGGCAGTATATTTTGCTGACAAGGAATTGGAAAAAAATTAA
- the gntK gene encoding gluconokinase: MDYMIGADIGTTSTKAVLYDMKGKVIAYANSGYQLYQDTPDMAEEDPEDIFDAVVEVLGQVMRKGKVKPGELKGVSFSSAMHSLILMDENDQPLTRAITWADNRAAQYSEDLKNNGLGAEIYAKTGTPIHPMAPLSKMLWLKNEKPDLYNKAKKFIDLKTYVFYRFFGVYQMEYSIASATGMFNIFKLKWEPQALDLLDVTEDRLPELVEPTDQIKGINKNYGELLGIGEDVPFIFGASDGVLSNLGVNAIDPGVVAVTIGTSGAVRVVVDKPVVDPNGRLFCYALTKDKWVVGGPVNNGGIVFRWVRDQLFAPEKITAEQMQVSSYDILTQIAEKIPAGSDGLLFHPYLGGERAPIWNAYARGSFFGLTRQHTRAHMVRAALEGIVYNLYMVMLMIEGVAGKPKSIQATGGFARSALWRQMLADIFEQDVTIPESFESSCLGAAVLGMYSLGYIDDLSEVKNMVGVTNVHHPEEKNFEVYRELLPIWIRVSKILAPEYKSIAEFQKKHMKEHQEK, encoded by the coding sequence ATGGATTATATGATTGGTGCCGACATTGGTACAACAAGTACAAAAGCAGTTTTATACGATATGAAGGGTAAAGTTATTGCATATGCCAATAGTGGATACCAATTGTATCAAGATACTCCTGATATGGCTGAAGAAGATCCAGAAGATATCTTTGACGCTGTGGTTGAAGTATTAGGACAAGTTATGCGCAAGGGTAAGGTTAAACCTGGCGAACTCAAGGGTGTTTCATTCTCATCAGCAATGCACAGTTTGATTTTGATGGATGAAAACGACCAACCACTCACACGTGCGATCACATGGGCTGATAACCGTGCTGCTCAATACAGTGAAGACTTGAAGAACAATGGCTTAGGTGCAGAGATCTATGCCAAGACTGGTACGCCAATCCATCCAATGGCACCTCTATCAAAGATGCTTTGGTTAAAGAATGAAAAGCCAGACCTTTATAATAAGGCGAAAAAGTTTATCGACTTAAAGACTTATGTTTTCTACAGATTCTTTGGCGTTTATCAGATGGAATATTCAATTGCATCAGCTACCGGGATGTTCAACATTTTTAAATTAAAGTGGGAACCACAAGCACTTGATTTATTAGATGTGACTGAAGACCGTTTGCCAGAATTAGTTGAACCAACTGACCAAATCAAAGGTATCAACAAAAACTATGGTGAATTGCTCGGCATTGGCGAAGATGTACCATTTATCTTTGGTGCATCTGACGGTGTCCTATCAAACTTAGGCGTTAACGCTATCGACCCTGGTGTTGTTGCCGTTACGATCGGTACATCTGGTGCCGTTCGTGTAGTTGTTGACAAGCCAGTCGTTGACCCAAATGGTAGATTATTCTGTTATGCCTTGACCAAGGACAAATGGGTCGTTGGTGGCCCAGTCAATAACGGTGGTATCGTCTTCCGTTGGGTCCGCGATCAATTGTTCGCACCTGAAAAGATCACTGCCGAACAAATGCAAGTTTCTTCTTACGACATTTTGACGCAGATTGCTGAAAAAATCCCAGCTGGTTCTGATGGCTTACTATTCCATCCATATCTAGGTGGAGAACGTGCACCAATTTGGAACGCTTATGCTAGAGGTTCATTCTTTGGACTAACACGTCAACATACACGTGCCCACATGGTTCGTGCCGCTCTAGAAGGTATCGTTTATAACTTGTACATGGTTATGTTGATGATCGAAGGAGTTGCTGGAAAGCCTAAGAGTATTCAAGCTACTGGTGGTTTTGCTCGTTCAGCTCTTTGGAGACAAATGTTAGCTGATATTTTTGAACAAGATGTTACGATTCCCGAAAGTTTTGAAAGCTCATGTTTAGGTGCCGCAGTTCTAGGAATGTACTCATTAGGCTACATCGATGATCTATCAGAAGTTAAGAACATGGTCGGGGTTACTAACGTCCACCATCCAGAAGAAAAGAATTTTGAAGTTTACCGTGAATTACTACCAATCTGGATCAGAGTTTCTAAGATTCTAGCACCAGAATATAAGAGTATCGCTGAATTTCAGAAGAAACATATGAAAGAGCACCAAGAAAAATAA
- the gnd gene encoding phosphogluconate dehydrogenase (NAD(+)-dependent, decarboxylating), whose amino-acid sequence MKLAMIGLGKMGINLTENLIRNDNEVVAFDLNEESKANAGKLGAEVADSLEDAVAKLNKPKIVWVMLPAGKPTNMTIDTLSELLNKDDIVIDGGNTFYEDSLRHNEILTAKGIKFFDAGTSGGMSGANHDGNFMIGGDDAETFKQIEPIFEGIAQKDGYLYTGKAGSGHYLKMVHNGIEYGMMQSIAEGFDVLEHSDFDYDNEAVAKVWSNGSVIRGWLMELAQSAFSKDPDLDAIKGVMHSSGEGKWTLEEALKQQVPTPVIALSLMMRYRSMEDDTFTGKVVAALRNEFGGHDVDKK is encoded by the coding sequence ATGAAGTTAGCCATGATAGGTTTAGGTAAAATGGGGATCAACCTCACGGAAAACCTTATTAGAAATGACAATGAAGTCGTAGCCTTTGATTTGAATGAGGAATCAAAAGCCAACGCAGGTAAACTTGGAGCCGAAGTGGCTGATAGTTTGGAAGATGCAGTTGCAAAGTTAAATAAACCTAAGATCGTTTGGGTAATGTTGCCAGCTGGCAAGCCTACAAATATGACAATCGATACGTTGAGTGAATTATTGAATAAAGACGACATCGTGATTGACGGTGGAAATACTTTTTATGAAGACTCATTGAGACACAACGAAATTTTGACTGCCAAAGGTATCAAGTTCTTCGATGCTGGTACTTCAGGTGGTATGAGCGGTGCTAATCATGACGGAAACTTCATGATTGGTGGCGACGATGCTGAAACATTCAAGCAGATCGAACCAATTTTTGAAGGTATTGCTCAAAAAGATGGTTACTTGTATACCGGCAAAGCTGGTAGCGGCCATTACTTGAAGATGGTCCATAACGGTATCGAATACGGAATGATGCAATCAATTGCTGAAGGATTCGATGTTTTGGAACACAGCGATTTTGATTATGATAATGAAGCAGTTGCTAAAGTTTGGTCAAACGGTTCAGTTATCCGCGGCTGGTTGATGGAATTAGCCCAATCGGCTTTTTCAAAAGACCCTGACCTTGATGCAATTAAGGGCGTTATGCATTCTTCTGGCGAAGGTAAATGGACGCTGGAAGAAGCCTTGAAACAACAAGTGCCAACACCTGTGATCGCATTGTCATTGATGATGCGTTACCGTTCAATGGAGGACGACACTTTCACTGGTAAAGTTGTTGCAGCACTTAGAAATGAATTCGGCGGCCACGACGTCGACAAGAAGTAG
- a CDS encoding MurR/RpiR family transcriptional regulator → MAKNINYVIQSYYHNLKGTYKEIADYILHTESFDSALTISSLAEEVNVSISSISRFAKILGFSSFQDFKLSLITSSSDSSDSLFQDITANDSYMTMTQKIFNGNISTLKATEKVLTERQLEQASTIIEESDCVAFFGLGASGIVAQDGFHKFLRSDKKPYFTTDFHMQLMMATKLTEKDCAIVISHSGENQDTLQIVSELRKNHVKIIGITSYGNSSLTHLVDVCLLSISDETQYQNEALHAIIAQISLVDTLFMITAVHDEQQTSTVFKEIRSTINLTRKTAEKK, encoded by the coding sequence ATGGCAAAAAACATTAATTACGTAATTCAGAGTTACTACCATAATTTAAAAGGTACTTATAAAGAAATAGCTGATTATATTTTGCACACCGAATCGTTTGATTCCGCTTTGACAATCAGCTCGTTGGCTGAAGAAGTGAATGTATCGATCTCTTCGATCTCACGATTTGCTAAAATTTTAGGTTTTTCCAGCTTCCAAGATTTTAAACTCAGTTTGATCACGTCTAGTTCAGACTCATCAGATTCGTTGTTCCAAGATATCACTGCCAACGATTCTTACATGACGATGACTCAAAAGATTTTTAATGGAAACATCTCGACCCTCAAAGCTACTGAAAAAGTGTTGACTGAGCGACAGTTAGAACAAGCTTCTACCATCATTGAAGAATCTGACTGCGTCGCCTTTTTTGGACTAGGAGCTTCGGGAATCGTTGCCCAAGACGGATTCCACAAATTCCTCCGTTCTGATAAAAAGCCTTATTTCACCACTGACTTCCACATGCAATTGATGATGGCCACCAAACTGACTGAAAAAGATTGTGCCATTGTAATCTCCCATAGTGGCGAGAACCAGGACACCTTGCAGATCGTGTCAGAACTAAGAAAAAACCACGTTAAGATCATCGGAATCACCAGTTACGGCAATTCCAGTCTGACCCACTTAGTCGACGTCTGCCTGCTGTCGATCTCAGATGAAACGCAGTACCAAAACGAAGCGTTGCACGCCATCATTGCTCAGATCAGTTTAGTCGATACACTATTCATGATCACAGCCGTCCATGACGAACAACAAACTAGTACCGTCTTTAAAGAAATCAGAAGCACCATCAATCTCACTAGAAAAACCGCTGAAAAAAAATAG